One Cicer arietinum cultivar CDC Frontier isolate Library 1 chromosome 8, Cicar.CDCFrontier_v2.0, whole genome shotgun sequence DNA segment encodes these proteins:
- the LOC101510666 gene encoding probable mannitol dehydrogenase — MAKEGEVVEHPHKAFGWAARDSSGFLSPFNFSRRETGEKDVAFKVLYCGICHSDVHMAKNEWGNSVYPLVPGHELVGVVTEVGSKVEKFKVGDKVGVGYIIDSCGSCQNCSENLENYCPKHTVTCGSKYRDGSITYGGYSDSMVADQHFVIRIPHNLPLEAAAPLLCAGITVYSPLRHFGLDKPGLHIGVVGLGGLGHMAVKFAKAFGAYVTVISTSPDKEKEAIQHLGADSFLISRDPNQMQAAVDTLDGIIDTVSASHPLLPLISLLKSQGKLVMVGAVAKPLELPIFSLLTGRKIVAGSLIGGIKETQEMIDFAAEHNVMPEIEVVPIDYVNTAMDRLVKADVKYRFVIDIGNSLKPSL, encoded by the exons AAAAGAAGGTGAAGTAGTAGAGCATCCTCATAAGGCTTTTGGATGGGCAGCTAGAGATTCTTCTGGTTTTCTTTCCCCTTTCAATTTCTCTAGAAG gGAAACAGGTGAAAAAGATGTAGCATTCAAGGTGTTGTATTGTGGGATATGCCACTCTGACGTCCACATGGCAAAGAATGAATGGGGCAATTCCGTCTATCCACTAGTTCCTGG GCATGAACTTGTGGGTGTAGTAACAGAGGTAGGAAGCAAAGTAGAAAAGTTTAAAGTTGGAGACAAAGTAGGTGTAGGCTACATAATTGATTCTTGTGGGTCCTGTCAAAATTGTTCTGAAAATCTTGAGAATTATTGTCCCAAACATACAGTCACTTGTGGATCCAAGTATCGTGATGGTTCCATCACATATGGAGGTTACTCTGATTCAATGGTTGCAGATCAACATTTTGTGATTCGAATACCTCATAACTTACCACTTGAAGCTGCTGCTCCACTCCTCTGTGCTGGAATCACTGTTTATAGTCCTCTTAGACATTTTGGACTCGACAAACCTGGTTTGCATATTGGTGTTGTTGGTCTTGGTGGACTTGGTCACATGGCTGTCAAGTTTGCCAAAGCTTTTGGTGCTTATGTCACTGTCATTAGTACTTCTCCAGACAAAGAAAAGGAAGCTATACAACACTTAGGAGCTGATTCATTTCTCATAAGTCGTGACCCAAATCAAATGCAG GCTGCAGTAGATACTTTGGATGGTATTATTGACACAGTTTCAGCGAGTCATCCTCTGTTACCGCTTATTAGTTTATTGAAATCTCAAGGAAAGCTTGTAATGGTTGGCGCAGTAGCAAAGCCTCTAGAGCTTCCTATATTTTCTTTACTTACTG GGAGGAAGATAGTTGCTGGAAGTTTAATTGGAGGGATAAAGGAAACTCAAGAAATGATTGATTTTGCAGCAGAACATAATGTAATGCCTGAGATTGAGGTTGTTCCTATTGATTATGTCAACACAGCAATGGACCGTCTTGTTAAAGCTGATGTCAAATATCGATTCGTCATTGATATTGGAAACTCGCTGAAACCGAGCTTATAA